The Gemmatimonadaceae bacterium genome contains a region encoding:
- a CDS encoding response regulator: MPSWRWGRRAATGRWALSLGGILTSATRAANLVRQVLVFSRRQVVSARVIEVAPAIQESARLLERLLGERITLRVDVAEDVGPVLIDPGQLEQVLMNLAANARDAMPQGGTVSIAVDRAPDAERVRLGLPTATYVRFSISDTGPGVPPEARPRLFEPFFTTKTRDHGTGLGLSISYGILQSAGGAIELDPTVARGATFRFYLPEQLPSAVPASSVESPEMPRGGTERLLLVEDDPSVAEVARRLLTRAGYTVRVLRDAESALMALEGESFDLLLSDVVMPGMSGAALAQEARRRHPALRVLLMSGYPDDDLVAHEIARQEVSFLAKPFSQASLLSTVRTLLDDP, translated from the coding sequence ATGCCGAGCTGGCGCTGGGGCAGGCGCGCGGCGACGGGGCGGTGGGCGCTGAGCTTGGGGGGCATTCTGACGTCGGCCACGCGCGCGGCGAATCTCGTTCGCCAGGTGCTGGTGTTCAGTCGCCGTCAGGTGGTGAGCGCGCGTGTCATCGAGGTCGCACCGGCCATTCAGGAATCGGCGCGTTTGCTGGAACGATTGCTCGGCGAGCGCATCACGTTGCGCGTCGATGTCGCCGAGGACGTCGGGCCGGTGTTGATCGATCCCGGCCAGCTCGAGCAGGTGCTGATGAATCTCGCCGCCAACGCGCGCGACGCGATGCCGCAGGGCGGTACGGTGTCGATCGCGGTCGATCGGGCACCCGACGCGGAGCGTGTCCGGCTCGGTCTCCCCACGGCTACGTACGTGCGCTTCAGCATCAGCGATACGGGCCCGGGGGTGCCGCCCGAAGCGCGCCCCCGTCTGTTCGAACCGTTCTTTACCACCAAGACGCGCGATCACGGGACCGGCCTCGGCTTGTCGATCAGCTATGGCATTTTGCAGTCGGCGGGCGGCGCGATCGAGCTGGATCCGACGGTCGCGCGCGGGGCGACCTTCCGCTTCTATCTGCCGGAGCAATTGCCCAGCGCGGTGCCGGCGTCCTCGGTGGAGTCGCCGGAGATGCCGCGTGGCGGAACGGAGCGGCTGCTCTTGGTAGAGGATGATCCGAGTGTGGCCGAAGTGGCGCGTCGGCTGCTCACGCGCGCTGGCTACACGGTGCGCGTGCTGCGCGATGCCGAGTCGGCGCTGATGGCGCTCGAGGGCGAGTCCTTTGACCTGCTGCTGTCGGATGTGGTCATGCCGGGGATGTCGGGGGCGGCCCTCGCGCAGGAAGCGCGCCGCCGACATCCCGCGCTGCGCGTGCTGCTCATGAGCGGCTATCCGGATGACGACCTCGTGGCGCACGAAATCGCGCGGCAGGAGGTGTCGTTCCTGGCGAAGCCCTTCTCGCAGGCGTCGTTGCTGTCGACGGTGCGGACGCTGCTCGACGATCCCTGA